A window of Equus caballus isolate H_3958 breed thoroughbred chromosome 10, TB-T2T, whole genome shotgun sequence contains these coding sequences:
- the LOC100053055 gene encoding leukocyte immunoglobulin-like receptor subfamily B member 3 isoform X2 — MEGRARTPVLTALLCLGLCQDLWNQVQAGVTPKPSIWADPGPVVTWGSPVTIWCQGSLQADVYHLYRGRVSKPVYIEAPQDSSNKTSFFIESMSTHTAGLYQCAYHIRRNGWSERSDPLRLVVTGAYSAPSLSAHPGPVVASGGNVSLWCSSEVTSGTFHLLKEGGANSSQQMEPRIHHGRWQALFPVGPVNTSHGGTYRCYGSPSSYPYAWSQPSDPLHLEVTGVYREPSLSAQPGSLVLSGDNLTLQCRSEADFDRFALTRDEGLTPPQHLHEQHSPDFPLGHVSHTHGGQYRCYGGYNLSHVWSAPSAPLDILIAGMYEKPSLSAQPGPSVSWGENVTLRCRSEIWFDTFHLSKEGSPAPPQHLRLQDTAAPFQANFTIGPVTSDHEGTYRCYGSNSTSPHLLSLPSDLLELRVSGDSEDPLSPGESGTRWGLTWYLNVLIGVTVAFVLLLSLLLLFLLTRHQRQDKRRTPAQTQADLQFPAGAADPQPKDLRLKISSSPAADTQEQTLYAAVKDTQPEEGVELGHQQSLHDEDPQGATYAQVNHSRARLRQGVATSPAPLSEELLNSKHRQAEEDRQMHRQAAASEDPQDVTYAQLNHLILRREMTPPSSQSEEPPAEPSVYAALAIH; from the exons ATGGAAGGCAGGGCCAGGACACCTGTCCTCACTGCCCTTCTCTGCCTGG GGCTGTGTCAGGACCTGTGGAACCAGGTACAGGCGG GAGTCACCCCCAAACCCTCCATCTGGGCTGACCCAGGACCCGTGGTCACCTGGGGGAGCCCTGTGACCATCTGGTGTCAGGGGTCACTGCAGGCTGACGTCTACCATCTGTATAGAGGGAGGGTCTCTAAACCCGTGTATATAGAGGCCCCACAGGACTCCAGCAACAAGACCAGTTTCTTCATCGAATCTATGAGCACACACACTGCAGGGCTGTATCAGTGTGCCTATCACATCCGCAGGAACGGCTGGTCAGAGCGCAGTGACCCCCTGCGCCTGGTGGTGACAG gaGCGTACAGCGCACCCTCCCTCTCAGCCCACCCAGGCCCTGTGGTGGCATCAGGAGGGAATGTGTCCCTGTGGTGTAGCTCAGAGGTCACATCTGGCACTTTCCATCTGCTGAAGGAGGGAGGAGCTAACTCATCCCAACAAATGGAGCCGAGGATCCATCATGGCAGGTGGCAGGCCCTCTTTCCTGTGGGCCCCGTGAACACCTCCCATGGGGGGACCTACAGATGCTATGGTTCTCCCAGCTCCTACCCCTATGCGTGGTCACAGCCCAGCGACCCTCTCCACCTCGAGGTCACAG GCGTGTACAGGGAGCCCTCCCTCTCAGCCCAGCCTGGCTCGCTGGTGCTCTCTGGAGACAATCTGACCCTCCAGTGTCGCTCAGAGGCCGACTTTGACAGATTCGCTCTGACCAGGGATGAGGGGCTCACACCCCCTCAGCATCTTCACGAGCAGCACAGCCCTGACTTCCCCCTGGGCCATGTGAGCCACACCCACGGGGGCCAGTACAGATGCTACGGTGGATACAACCTCTCCCACGTGTGGTCGGCCCCCAGCGCACCCCTGGACATCCTGATTGCGG GGATGTACGAGAAACCCTCCCTCTCAGCCCAGCCGGGGCCCTCAGTGTCCTGGGGAGAGAACGTGACCCTGCGGTGTCGCTCTGAGATCTGGTTCGATACCTTCCATCTGTCCAAGGAGGGGTCACCTGCTCCTCCCCAGCACCTTCGTCTGCAGGACACGGCCGCCCCCTTTCAGGCCAACTTCACCATCGGTCCTGTGACCTCAGACCACGAAGGGACCTACAGGTGCTACGGCTCAAACAGCACCTCCCCCCACCTGTTGTCACTGCCCAGTGACCTCCTGGAGCTCCGGGTCTCAG GAGACTCTGAGGATCCACTCTCCCCCGGGGAGTCAGGCACAAGGTGGG GTCTCACATGGTATCTGAACGTTCTGATTGGAGTCACGGTGGCCTTCgtcctgctcctctccctcctcctcctcttcctccttaccCGACACCAGCGTCAGGACAAACGCAGGACACCAG CCCAGACACAGGCTGATCTCCAATTTCCTGCAGGGGCTGCAGACCCACAGCCCAAGGACTTACGCCTGAAGATCAG ctccagTCCAGCTGCTGACACCCAGGAACAGACCCTCT ATGCTGCCGTGAAGGACACACAGCCTGAGGAAGGCGTGGAGCTGGGCCATCAG cAGAGCCTGCATGATGAAGACCCCCAAGGAGCGACATACGCCCAGGTGAACCACTCAAGAGCAAGACTCAGGCAGGGAGTGGCCACCTCTCCTGCCCCACTGTCAGAGGAACTGTTGAACTCTAAGCACAGACAAGCAGAAGAGGACAGACAGATGCACAGACAG GCTGCTGCATCTGAAGACCCCCAGGACGTGACCTATGCCCAGCTGAACCACTTGATCCTCAGACGGGAGATGACACCCCCTTCCTCCCAGTCAGAGGAGCCCCCAGCAGAGCCCAGCGTGTACGCTGCTCTGGCCATCCATTAG
- the LOC100053055 gene encoding leukocyte immunoglobulin-like receptor subfamily B member 3 isoform X3: protein MEGRARTPVLTALLCLGLCQDLWNQVQAGVTPKPSIWADPGPVVTWGSPVTIWCQGSLQADVYHLYRGRVSKPVYIEAPQDSSNKTSFFIESMSTHTAGLYQCAYHIRRNGWSERSDPLRLVVTGAYSAPSLSAHPGPVVASGGNVSLWCSSEVTSGTFHLLKEGGANSSQQMEPRIHHGRWQALFPVGPVNTSHGGTYRCYGSPSSYPYAWSQPSDPLHLEVTGVYREPSLSAQPGSLVLSGDNLTLQCRSEADFDRFALTRDEGLTPPQHLHEQHSPDFPLGHVSHTHGGQYRCYGGYNLSHVWSAPSAPLDILIAGMYEKPSLSAQPGPSVSWGENVTLRCRSEIWFDTFHLSKEGSPAPPQHLRLQDTAAPFQANFTIGPVTSDHEGTYRCYGSNSTSPHLLSLPSDLLELRVSGDSEDPLSPGESGTRWGLTWYLNVLIGVTVAFVLLLSLLLLFLLTRHQRQDKRRTPAQTQADLQFPAGAADPQPKDLRLKISSSPAADTQEQTLSDAAVKDTQPEEGVELGHQSLHDEDPQGATYAQVNHSRARLRQGVATSPAPLSEELLNSKHRQAEEDRQMHRQAAASEDPQDVTYAQLNHLILRREMTPPSSQSEEPPAEPSVYAALAIH from the exons ATGGAAGGCAGGGCCAGGACACCTGTCCTCACTGCCCTTCTCTGCCTGG GGCTGTGTCAGGACCTGTGGAACCAGGTACAGGCGG GAGTCACCCCCAAACCCTCCATCTGGGCTGACCCAGGACCCGTGGTCACCTGGGGGAGCCCTGTGACCATCTGGTGTCAGGGGTCACTGCAGGCTGACGTCTACCATCTGTATAGAGGGAGGGTCTCTAAACCCGTGTATATAGAGGCCCCACAGGACTCCAGCAACAAGACCAGTTTCTTCATCGAATCTATGAGCACACACACTGCAGGGCTGTATCAGTGTGCCTATCACATCCGCAGGAACGGCTGGTCAGAGCGCAGTGACCCCCTGCGCCTGGTGGTGACAG gaGCGTACAGCGCACCCTCCCTCTCAGCCCACCCAGGCCCTGTGGTGGCATCAGGAGGGAATGTGTCCCTGTGGTGTAGCTCAGAGGTCACATCTGGCACTTTCCATCTGCTGAAGGAGGGAGGAGCTAACTCATCCCAACAAATGGAGCCGAGGATCCATCATGGCAGGTGGCAGGCCCTCTTTCCTGTGGGCCCCGTGAACACCTCCCATGGGGGGACCTACAGATGCTATGGTTCTCCCAGCTCCTACCCCTATGCGTGGTCACAGCCCAGCGACCCTCTCCACCTCGAGGTCACAG GCGTGTACAGGGAGCCCTCCCTCTCAGCCCAGCCTGGCTCGCTGGTGCTCTCTGGAGACAATCTGACCCTCCAGTGTCGCTCAGAGGCCGACTTTGACAGATTCGCTCTGACCAGGGATGAGGGGCTCACACCCCCTCAGCATCTTCACGAGCAGCACAGCCCTGACTTCCCCCTGGGCCATGTGAGCCACACCCACGGGGGCCAGTACAGATGCTACGGTGGATACAACCTCTCCCACGTGTGGTCGGCCCCCAGCGCACCCCTGGACATCCTGATTGCGG GGATGTACGAGAAACCCTCCCTCTCAGCCCAGCCGGGGCCCTCAGTGTCCTGGGGAGAGAACGTGACCCTGCGGTGTCGCTCTGAGATCTGGTTCGATACCTTCCATCTGTCCAAGGAGGGGTCACCTGCTCCTCCCCAGCACCTTCGTCTGCAGGACACGGCCGCCCCCTTTCAGGCCAACTTCACCATCGGTCCTGTGACCTCAGACCACGAAGGGACCTACAGGTGCTACGGCTCAAACAGCACCTCCCCCCACCTGTTGTCACTGCCCAGTGACCTCCTGGAGCTCCGGGTCTCAG GAGACTCTGAGGATCCACTCTCCCCCGGGGAGTCAGGCACAAGGTGGG GTCTCACATGGTATCTGAACGTTCTGATTGGAGTCACGGTGGCCTTCgtcctgctcctctccctcctcctcctcttcctccttaccCGACACCAGCGTCAGGACAAACGCAGGACACCAG CCCAGACACAGGCTGATCTCCAATTTCCTGCAGGGGCTGCAGACCCACAGCCCAAGGACTTACGCCTGAAGATCAG ctccagTCCAGCTGCTGACACCCAGGAACAGACCCTCT CAGATGCTGCCGTGAAGGACACACAGCCTGAGGAAGGCGTGGAGCTGGGCCATCAG AGCCTGCATGATGAAGACCCCCAAGGAGCGACATACGCCCAGGTGAACCACTCAAGAGCAAGACTCAGGCAGGGAGTGGCCACCTCTCCTGCCCCACTGTCAGAGGAACTGTTGAACTCTAAGCACAGACAAGCAGAAGAGGACAGACAGATGCACAGACAG GCTGCTGCATCTGAAGACCCCCAGGACGTGACCTATGCCCAGCTGAACCACTTGATCCTCAGACGGGAGATGACACCCCCTTCCTCCCAGTCAGAGGAGCCCCCAGCAGAGCCCAGCGTGTACGCTGCTCTGGCCATCCATTAG
- the LOC100053055 gene encoding leukocyte immunoglobulin-like receptor subfamily B member 3 isoform X7, translated as MEGRARTPVLTALLCLGLCQDLWNQVQAGVTPKPSIWADPGPVVTWGSPVTIWCQGSLQADVYHLYRGRVSKPVYIEAPQDSSNKTSFFIESMSTHTAGLYQCAYHIRRNGWSERSDPLRLVVTGAYSAPSLSAHPGPVVASGGNVSLWCSSEVTSGTFHLLKEGGANSSQQMEPRIHHGRWQALFPVGPVNTSHGGTYRCYGSPSSYPYAWSQPSDPLHLEVTGVYREPSLSAQPGSLVLSGDNLTLQCRSEADFDRFALTRDEGLTPPQHLHEQHSPDFPLGHVSHTHGGQYRCYGGYNLSHVWSAPSAPLDILIAGMYEKPSLSAQPGPSVSWGENVTLRCRSEIWFDTFHLSKEGSPAPPQHLRLQDTAAPFQANFTIGPVTSDHEGTYRCYGSNSTSPHLLSLPSDLLELRVSGDSEDPLSPGESGTRWGLTWYLNVLIGVTVAFVLLLSLLLLFLLTRHQRQDKRRTPGAADPQPKDLRLKISSSPAADTQEQTLSDAAVKDTQPEEGVELGHQSLHDEDPQGATYAQVNHSRARLRQGVATSPAPLSEELLNSKHRQAEEDRQMHRQAAASEDPQDVTYAQLNHLILRREMTPPSSQSEEPPAEPSVYAALAIH; from the exons ATGGAAGGCAGGGCCAGGACACCTGTCCTCACTGCCCTTCTCTGCCTGG GGCTGTGTCAGGACCTGTGGAACCAGGTACAGGCGG GAGTCACCCCCAAACCCTCCATCTGGGCTGACCCAGGACCCGTGGTCACCTGGGGGAGCCCTGTGACCATCTGGTGTCAGGGGTCACTGCAGGCTGACGTCTACCATCTGTATAGAGGGAGGGTCTCTAAACCCGTGTATATAGAGGCCCCACAGGACTCCAGCAACAAGACCAGTTTCTTCATCGAATCTATGAGCACACACACTGCAGGGCTGTATCAGTGTGCCTATCACATCCGCAGGAACGGCTGGTCAGAGCGCAGTGACCCCCTGCGCCTGGTGGTGACAG gaGCGTACAGCGCACCCTCCCTCTCAGCCCACCCAGGCCCTGTGGTGGCATCAGGAGGGAATGTGTCCCTGTGGTGTAGCTCAGAGGTCACATCTGGCACTTTCCATCTGCTGAAGGAGGGAGGAGCTAACTCATCCCAACAAATGGAGCCGAGGATCCATCATGGCAGGTGGCAGGCCCTCTTTCCTGTGGGCCCCGTGAACACCTCCCATGGGGGGACCTACAGATGCTATGGTTCTCCCAGCTCCTACCCCTATGCGTGGTCACAGCCCAGCGACCCTCTCCACCTCGAGGTCACAG GCGTGTACAGGGAGCCCTCCCTCTCAGCCCAGCCTGGCTCGCTGGTGCTCTCTGGAGACAATCTGACCCTCCAGTGTCGCTCAGAGGCCGACTTTGACAGATTCGCTCTGACCAGGGATGAGGGGCTCACACCCCCTCAGCATCTTCACGAGCAGCACAGCCCTGACTTCCCCCTGGGCCATGTGAGCCACACCCACGGGGGCCAGTACAGATGCTACGGTGGATACAACCTCTCCCACGTGTGGTCGGCCCCCAGCGCACCCCTGGACATCCTGATTGCGG GGATGTACGAGAAACCCTCCCTCTCAGCCCAGCCGGGGCCCTCAGTGTCCTGGGGAGAGAACGTGACCCTGCGGTGTCGCTCTGAGATCTGGTTCGATACCTTCCATCTGTCCAAGGAGGGGTCACCTGCTCCTCCCCAGCACCTTCGTCTGCAGGACACGGCCGCCCCCTTTCAGGCCAACTTCACCATCGGTCCTGTGACCTCAGACCACGAAGGGACCTACAGGTGCTACGGCTCAAACAGCACCTCCCCCCACCTGTTGTCACTGCCCAGTGACCTCCTGGAGCTCCGGGTCTCAG GAGACTCTGAGGATCCACTCTCCCCCGGGGAGTCAGGCACAAGGTGGG GTCTCACATGGTATCTGAACGTTCTGATTGGAGTCACGGTGGCCTTCgtcctgctcctctccctcctcctcctcttcctccttaccCGACACCAGCGTCAGGACAAACGCAGGACACCAG GGGCTGCAGACCCACAGCCCAAGGACTTACGCCTGAAGATCAG ctccagTCCAGCTGCTGACACCCAGGAACAGACCCTCT CAGATGCTGCCGTGAAGGACACACAGCCTGAGGAAGGCGTGGAGCTGGGCCATCAG AGCCTGCATGATGAAGACCCCCAAGGAGCGACATACGCCCAGGTGAACCACTCAAGAGCAAGACTCAGGCAGGGAGTGGCCACCTCTCCTGCCCCACTGTCAGAGGAACTGTTGAACTCTAAGCACAGACAAGCAGAAGAGGACAGACAGATGCACAGACAG GCTGCTGCATCTGAAGACCCCCAGGACGTGACCTATGCCCAGCTGAACCACTTGATCCTCAGACGGGAGATGACACCCCCTTCCTCCCAGTCAGAGGAGCCCCCAGCAGAGCCCAGCGTGTACGCTGCTCTGGCCATCCATTAG
- the LOC100053055 gene encoding leukocyte immunoglobulin-like receptor subfamily B member 3 isoform X5 has translation MEGRARTPVLTALLCLGLCQDLWNQVQAGVTPKPSIWADPGPVVTWGSPVTIWCQGSLQADVYHLYRGRVSKPVYIEAPQDSSNKTSFFIESMSTHTAGLYQCAYHIRRNGWSERSDPLRLVVTGAYSAPSLSAHPGPVVASGGNVSLWCSSEVTSGTFHLLKEGGANSSQQMEPRIHHGRWQALFPVGPVNTSHGGTYRCYGSPSSYPYAWSQPSDPLHLEVTGVYREPSLSAQPGSLVLSGDNLTLQCRSEADFDRFALTRDEGLTPPQHLHEQHSPDFPLGHVSHTHGGQYRCYGGYNLSHVWSAPSAPLDILIAGMYEKPSLSAQPGPSVSWGENVTLRCRSEIWFDTFHLSKEGSPAPPQHLRLQDTAAPFQANFTIGPVTSDHEGTYRCYGSNSTSPHLLSLPSDLLELRVSGDSEDPLSPGESGTRWGLTWYLNVLIGVTVAFVLLLSLLLLFLLTRHQRQDKRRTPGAADPQPKDLRLKISSSPAADTQEQTLSDAAVKDTQPEEGVELGHQQSLHDEDPQGATYAQVNHSRARLRQGVATSPAPLSEELLNSKHRQAEEDRQMHRQAAASEDPQDVTYAQLNHLILRREMTPPSSQSEEPPAEPSVYAALAIH, from the exons ATGGAAGGCAGGGCCAGGACACCTGTCCTCACTGCCCTTCTCTGCCTGG GGCTGTGTCAGGACCTGTGGAACCAGGTACAGGCGG GAGTCACCCCCAAACCCTCCATCTGGGCTGACCCAGGACCCGTGGTCACCTGGGGGAGCCCTGTGACCATCTGGTGTCAGGGGTCACTGCAGGCTGACGTCTACCATCTGTATAGAGGGAGGGTCTCTAAACCCGTGTATATAGAGGCCCCACAGGACTCCAGCAACAAGACCAGTTTCTTCATCGAATCTATGAGCACACACACTGCAGGGCTGTATCAGTGTGCCTATCACATCCGCAGGAACGGCTGGTCAGAGCGCAGTGACCCCCTGCGCCTGGTGGTGACAG gaGCGTACAGCGCACCCTCCCTCTCAGCCCACCCAGGCCCTGTGGTGGCATCAGGAGGGAATGTGTCCCTGTGGTGTAGCTCAGAGGTCACATCTGGCACTTTCCATCTGCTGAAGGAGGGAGGAGCTAACTCATCCCAACAAATGGAGCCGAGGATCCATCATGGCAGGTGGCAGGCCCTCTTTCCTGTGGGCCCCGTGAACACCTCCCATGGGGGGACCTACAGATGCTATGGTTCTCCCAGCTCCTACCCCTATGCGTGGTCACAGCCCAGCGACCCTCTCCACCTCGAGGTCACAG GCGTGTACAGGGAGCCCTCCCTCTCAGCCCAGCCTGGCTCGCTGGTGCTCTCTGGAGACAATCTGACCCTCCAGTGTCGCTCAGAGGCCGACTTTGACAGATTCGCTCTGACCAGGGATGAGGGGCTCACACCCCCTCAGCATCTTCACGAGCAGCACAGCCCTGACTTCCCCCTGGGCCATGTGAGCCACACCCACGGGGGCCAGTACAGATGCTACGGTGGATACAACCTCTCCCACGTGTGGTCGGCCCCCAGCGCACCCCTGGACATCCTGATTGCGG GGATGTACGAGAAACCCTCCCTCTCAGCCCAGCCGGGGCCCTCAGTGTCCTGGGGAGAGAACGTGACCCTGCGGTGTCGCTCTGAGATCTGGTTCGATACCTTCCATCTGTCCAAGGAGGGGTCACCTGCTCCTCCCCAGCACCTTCGTCTGCAGGACACGGCCGCCCCCTTTCAGGCCAACTTCACCATCGGTCCTGTGACCTCAGACCACGAAGGGACCTACAGGTGCTACGGCTCAAACAGCACCTCCCCCCACCTGTTGTCACTGCCCAGTGACCTCCTGGAGCTCCGGGTCTCAG GAGACTCTGAGGATCCACTCTCCCCCGGGGAGTCAGGCACAAGGTGGG GTCTCACATGGTATCTGAACGTTCTGATTGGAGTCACGGTGGCCTTCgtcctgctcctctccctcctcctcctcttcctccttaccCGACACCAGCGTCAGGACAAACGCAGGACACCAG GGGCTGCAGACCCACAGCCCAAGGACTTACGCCTGAAGATCAG ctccagTCCAGCTGCTGACACCCAGGAACAGACCCTCT CAGATGCTGCCGTGAAGGACACACAGCCTGAGGAAGGCGTGGAGCTGGGCCATCAG cAGAGCCTGCATGATGAAGACCCCCAAGGAGCGACATACGCCCAGGTGAACCACTCAAGAGCAAGACTCAGGCAGGGAGTGGCCACCTCTCCTGCCCCACTGTCAGAGGAACTGTTGAACTCTAAGCACAGACAAGCAGAAGAGGACAGACAGATGCACAGACAG GCTGCTGCATCTGAAGACCCCCAGGACGTGACCTATGCCCAGCTGAACCACTTGATCCTCAGACGGGAGATGACACCCCCTTCCTCCCAGTCAGAGGAGCCCCCAGCAGAGCCCAGCGTGTACGCTGCTCTGGCCATCCATTAG
- the LOC100053055 gene encoding leukocyte immunoglobulin-like receptor subfamily B member 3 isoform X14, whose translation MEGRARTPVLTALLCLGLCQDLWNQVQAGVTPKPSIWADPGPVVTWGSPVTIWCQGSLQADVYHLYRGRVSKPVYIEAPQDSSNKTSFFIESMSTHTAGLYQCAYHIRRNGWSERSDPLRLVVTGAYSAPSLSAHPGPVVASGGNVSLWCSSEVTSGTFHLLKEGGANSSQQMEPRIHHGRWQALFPVGPVNTSHGGTYRCYGSPSSYPYAWSQPSDPLHLEVTGVYREPSLSAQPGSLVLSGDNLTLQCRSEADFDRFALTRDEGLTPPQHLHEQHSPDFPLGHVSHTHGGQYRCYGGYNLSHVWSAPSAPLDILIAGMYEKPSLSAQPGPSVSWGENVTLRCRSEIWFDTFHLSKEGSPAPPQHLRLQDTAAPFQANFTIGPVTSDHEGTYRCYGSNSTSPHLLSLPSDLLELRVSGLTWYLNVLIGVTVAFVLLLSLLLLFLLTRHQRQDKRRTPGAADPQPKDLRLKISSSPAADTQEQTLSDAAVKDTQPEEGVELGHQSLHDEDPQGATYAQVNHSRARLRQGVATSPAPLSEELLNSKHRQAEEDRQMHRQAAASEDPQDVTYAQLNHLILRREMTPPSSQSEEPPAEPSVYAALAIH comes from the exons ATGGAAGGCAGGGCCAGGACACCTGTCCTCACTGCCCTTCTCTGCCTGG GGCTGTGTCAGGACCTGTGGAACCAGGTACAGGCGG GAGTCACCCCCAAACCCTCCATCTGGGCTGACCCAGGACCCGTGGTCACCTGGGGGAGCCCTGTGACCATCTGGTGTCAGGGGTCACTGCAGGCTGACGTCTACCATCTGTATAGAGGGAGGGTCTCTAAACCCGTGTATATAGAGGCCCCACAGGACTCCAGCAACAAGACCAGTTTCTTCATCGAATCTATGAGCACACACACTGCAGGGCTGTATCAGTGTGCCTATCACATCCGCAGGAACGGCTGGTCAGAGCGCAGTGACCCCCTGCGCCTGGTGGTGACAG gaGCGTACAGCGCACCCTCCCTCTCAGCCCACCCAGGCCCTGTGGTGGCATCAGGAGGGAATGTGTCCCTGTGGTGTAGCTCAGAGGTCACATCTGGCACTTTCCATCTGCTGAAGGAGGGAGGAGCTAACTCATCCCAACAAATGGAGCCGAGGATCCATCATGGCAGGTGGCAGGCCCTCTTTCCTGTGGGCCCCGTGAACACCTCCCATGGGGGGACCTACAGATGCTATGGTTCTCCCAGCTCCTACCCCTATGCGTGGTCACAGCCCAGCGACCCTCTCCACCTCGAGGTCACAG GCGTGTACAGGGAGCCCTCCCTCTCAGCCCAGCCTGGCTCGCTGGTGCTCTCTGGAGACAATCTGACCCTCCAGTGTCGCTCAGAGGCCGACTTTGACAGATTCGCTCTGACCAGGGATGAGGGGCTCACACCCCCTCAGCATCTTCACGAGCAGCACAGCCCTGACTTCCCCCTGGGCCATGTGAGCCACACCCACGGGGGCCAGTACAGATGCTACGGTGGATACAACCTCTCCCACGTGTGGTCGGCCCCCAGCGCACCCCTGGACATCCTGATTGCGG GGATGTACGAGAAACCCTCCCTCTCAGCCCAGCCGGGGCCCTCAGTGTCCTGGGGAGAGAACGTGACCCTGCGGTGTCGCTCTGAGATCTGGTTCGATACCTTCCATCTGTCCAAGGAGGGGTCACCTGCTCCTCCCCAGCACCTTCGTCTGCAGGACACGGCCGCCCCCTTTCAGGCCAACTTCACCATCGGTCCTGTGACCTCAGACCACGAAGGGACCTACAGGTGCTACGGCTCAAACAGCACCTCCCCCCACCTGTTGTCACTGCCCAGTGACCTCCTGGAGCTCCGGGTCTCAG GTCTCACATGGTATCTGAACGTTCTGATTGGAGTCACGGTGGCCTTCgtcctgctcctctccctcctcctcctcttcctccttaccCGACACCAGCGTCAGGACAAACGCAGGACACCAG GGGCTGCAGACCCACAGCCCAAGGACTTACGCCTGAAGATCAG ctccagTCCAGCTGCTGACACCCAGGAACAGACCCTCT CAGATGCTGCCGTGAAGGACACACAGCCTGAGGAAGGCGTGGAGCTGGGCCATCAG AGCCTGCATGATGAAGACCCCCAAGGAGCGACATACGCCCAGGTGAACCACTCAAGAGCAAGACTCAGGCAGGGAGTGGCCACCTCTCCTGCCCCACTGTCAGAGGAACTGTTGAACTCTAAGCACAGACAAGCAGAAGAGGACAGACAGATGCACAGACAG GCTGCTGCATCTGAAGACCCCCAGGACGTGACCTATGCCCAGCTGAACCACTTGATCCTCAGACGGGAGATGACACCCCCTTCCTCCCAGTCAGAGGAGCCCCCAGCAGAGCCCAGCGTGTACGCTGCTCTGGCCATCCATTAG